Proteins encoded in a region of the Streptomyces sp. NBC_00310 genome:
- a CDS encoding tyrosine-type recombinase/integrase, which yields MTEWSYTVRIWAIRKRPYRKPYQLRWQVGTRPHSESFLTTGLAESRRAQLVTATREGEPFDVESGLPKSMVQKERDLPWYQHARDYIEMKWDHSPATTRKNLAEAMATVTPIIVKDTRGMADHRLVRRALYSWAFNVKRWDEEPPPDVKEVLAWFERKSLPVSALSEKMLVRRALNACTKRMDGKTSAGSVIARKRAIFHQALGYAVDAEMLAENPMHALQWKAPEKVDEEVDPECVPDPEMAERLLAGVRAQGARGRHLEAFFGCILYAAARPGETVGLLESDLHLPRRGWGRIMLRESRPRAGRPWTDSGEAHDRKGLKHRSRKAVRPVPIPPRLVALLRWHITVHGIAPDGRLFRTARGGMVQESGYGEVWANARQEVLTPQECATKLAKRPYDLRHTAVSTWLSAGVEPQIVAARAGHSVAVLFRVYAKFLRGGDDAANAKISARLDG from the coding sequence GTGACCGAGTGGAGCTACACCGTGCGGATCTGGGCAATCCGCAAACGGCCGTACCGCAAGCCGTATCAGCTCCGCTGGCAGGTAGGCACGCGCCCGCACTCGGAATCCTTCCTCACCACCGGGCTCGCCGAGAGCAGGCGAGCTCAGCTCGTCACGGCGACGCGCGAGGGCGAACCGTTCGACGTGGAGAGCGGTTTGCCGAAGTCGATGGTCCAGAAGGAGAGAGACCTTCCCTGGTACCAGCACGCTCGGGACTACATCGAGATGAAGTGGGACCACTCCCCGGCGACCACCCGCAAGAACCTCGCCGAGGCCATGGCGACCGTGACCCCCATCATCGTCAAGGACACGCGGGGCATGGCGGATCACCGTCTCGTGCGGCGCGCACTCTATAGCTGGGCCTTCAACGTCAAGCGGTGGGACGAGGAACCCCCGCCGGACGTGAAGGAGGTGCTGGCATGGTTCGAGCGGAAGTCGCTTCCCGTCTCAGCCCTCTCGGAAAAAATGCTGGTCCGTCGGGCCCTGAATGCCTGCACCAAGCGGATGGACGGGAAGACTTCCGCAGGGTCGGTGATCGCCAGGAAGCGAGCCATCTTCCATCAGGCTCTCGGCTACGCGGTCGACGCGGAGATGCTGGCAGAGAACCCCATGCACGCACTCCAGTGGAAGGCTCCCGAGAAGGTGGACGAGGAAGTCGACCCCGAGTGCGTCCCTGATCCGGAGATGGCGGAACGGCTCCTGGCCGGCGTGCGCGCGCAGGGTGCCCGCGGGCGCCACCTCGAAGCGTTCTTCGGCTGCATCCTCTACGCGGCGGCGCGCCCCGGCGAGACGGTCGGACTACTGGAGTCCGACCTGCATCTGCCCCGTCGGGGGTGGGGCAGGATCATGCTCCGCGAGAGCCGTCCGCGAGCCGGCCGACCGTGGACCGACTCGGGCGAGGCTCACGACAGGAAGGGGCTCAAGCACCGTTCCCGCAAGGCCGTTCGGCCGGTCCCCATTCCGCCCCGGCTGGTGGCGCTCCTCCGGTGGCACATCACCGTCCATGGGATCGCCCCCGACGGTCGGCTGTTCCGTACGGCTCGCGGCGGCATGGTGCAGGAGAGCGGCTACGGCGAGGTGTGGGCGAACGCCCGGCAAGAGGTGCTGACCCCGCAGGAGTGCGCGACGAAGCTTGCCAAGCGTCCATATGATCTTCGACACACGGCCGTGTCCACCTGGCTCAGCGCCGGAGTGGAACCGCAGATCGTTGCGGCCCGCGCCGGGCACAGCGTGGCCGTCCTCTTCCGGGTGTACGCGAAGTTCCTCCGGGGCGGGGACGATGCCGCCAACGCGAAGATCTCCGCCCGTCTGGACGGCTGA
- a CDS encoding bifunctional DNA primase/polymerase, translating to MNTHLLNAALTAAERGWHVFPLRPCTKRPALHGETACPRTGPCATGHRKWEQRATTDPALIRATWARAPYNVGIATGPSGLVVVDLDKPKEDKDSSDAPDGAATFAALCERTGHPVPATCGTRTASGGQHLYFAAPAGVRLGNTAGTLAPLVDTRAWGGYVVAAGSTTPTGPYEPVGGPKVAELPVWLLGLLQPAPARPVGPLRLPAVSGNRAALAALEAECAIVAGAPDHQRNITLNRCAFKVGRFVAWGDLPRHVAEEAFQAAGEASGLTIAECRATIRSALNSSLRKARARNAA from the coding sequence ATGAACACGCACCTGCTGAACGCCGCCCTCACCGCCGCCGAGCGCGGCTGGCACGTCTTCCCACTGCGCCCCTGCACCAAGCGCCCCGCCCTCCACGGCGAGACCGCATGCCCCCGCACCGGACCCTGCGCCACCGGCCACCGCAAGTGGGAGCAACGCGCCACCACCGACCCCGCCCTGATCCGGGCCACGTGGGCGCGGGCCCCGTACAACGTCGGCATCGCCACCGGCCCGTCCGGGCTGGTCGTCGTCGACCTCGACAAGCCCAAGGAAGACAAGGACAGTTCGGACGCGCCTGACGGCGCGGCGACCTTTGCGGCGCTCTGCGAGCGCACCGGGCACCCCGTCCCCGCCACCTGTGGGACGCGGACCGCGAGCGGCGGCCAGCACCTGTACTTCGCGGCCCCAGCGGGGGTGCGGCTGGGCAACACGGCCGGCACCCTCGCCCCGCTGGTCGACACCCGAGCGTGGGGCGGCTACGTCGTCGCCGCCGGCAGCACCACCCCCACCGGCCCCTACGAGCCCGTAGGCGGCCCCAAGGTCGCTGAACTGCCCGTGTGGCTACTGGGATTGCTGCAGCCGGCCCCCGCACGCCCCGTCGGGCCGCTCCGGCTCCCGGCGGTCAGTGGCAACCGCGCGGCACTGGCCGCGCTGGAAGCCGAGTGCGCCATCGTCGCGGGGGCGCCGGACCATCAGCGCAACATCACGCTCAACCGCTGCGCCTTCAAGGTCGGGCGCTTCGTCGCGTGGGGCGACCTCCCCCGGCACGTGGCGGAGGAGGCCTTCCAAGCGGCTGGGGAGGCGAGCGGACTCACCATTGCCGAGTGCCGCGCCACCATCCGCAGCGCCCTGAACAGCTCCCTGCGCAAAGCCCGCGCCCGGAATGCGGCATGA
- a CDS encoding helix-turn-helix transcriptional regulator — protein sequence MTAASRRRRAPADEWVPLSDALDEIGITRATYYRWRNRGYAPEVRRLPNGHLRMRRSVLDAFLNDLEVA from the coding sequence ATGACTGCCGCTTCCCGTCGGCGCCGCGCTCCTGCTGACGAGTGGGTTCCGCTGTCCGATGCTCTCGACGAAATCGGCATAACCCGAGCCACCTACTACCGCTGGCGGAACCGTGGCTACGCGCCGGAAGTTCGGCGCCTGCCGAACGGTCACCTTCGCATGCGCCGCAGCGTCCTTGACGCCTTTCTCAACGACCTGGAGGTCGCGTGA
- a CDS encoding APC family permease, with protein MTQAGSGAELRRTLGVGDAVVVGLGSMVGAGIFAALAPAAHAAGSGLLLGLGVAAVVAYCNAMSSARLAAVHPASGGTYVYGRERLGAFWGYLAGWSFVVGKTASCAAMALTVGAYVWPGQAHAVAVAAVVALTAVNYGGVQKSAWLTRAIVAVVLAVLAAVVVVCLGSGEADAGRLGGGASGGAGGVLQAAGLLFFAFAGYARIATLGEEVRDPARTIPRAIPLALGIALVVYAAVAVAVLAVLGSGGLGRAAAPLADAVRAAGVPGLVPVVRVGAAVAALGSLLALILGVSRTTLAMARDRHLPGALAAVHPRFQVPHRAELAVGAVVAVLAATVDVRGAIGFSSFGVLAYYAVANASAWTLSSAPVSRVVPVVGLVGCAVLAFALPASSVGAGAAVLGVGAAAYGVRLWWAGRGR; from the coding sequence ATGACACAGGCCGGATCGGGCGCTGAGCTGCGCCGCACGCTCGGGGTCGGGGACGCGGTGGTCGTCGGGCTCGGGTCGATGGTCGGCGCGGGGATCTTCGCCGCGCTGGCCCCCGCGGCACACGCGGCCGGGTCGGGGCTGCTCCTCGGGCTCGGGGTCGCCGCGGTGGTCGCGTACTGCAACGCGATGTCGTCGGCGCGGCTGGCGGCCGTCCATCCGGCGTCGGGCGGCACGTATGTGTACGGGCGTGAGCGGCTCGGCGCGTTCTGGGGGTATCTGGCCGGCTGGTCGTTCGTCGTCGGCAAGACGGCCTCGTGCGCGGCGATGGCGCTGACCGTGGGGGCGTACGTGTGGCCGGGACAGGCACACGCCGTGGCGGTGGCGGCCGTGGTGGCGCTGACCGCGGTGAACTACGGCGGCGTGCAGAAGTCGGCCTGGCTGACGCGGGCGATCGTGGCCGTGGTGCTGGCGGTCCTGGCGGCCGTGGTGGTCGTGTGCCTGGGGTCGGGCGAAGCCGACGCCGGGCGGCTGGGCGGCGGGGCGTCGGGGGGCGCGGGCGGGGTGCTGCAGGCGGCCGGGCTGCTGTTCTTCGCGTTCGCGGGATACGCGCGGATCGCGACCCTCGGTGAGGAGGTACGGGATCCGGCGCGCACCATCCCGCGCGCGATCCCGCTCGCGCTGGGCATCGCGCTGGTCGTGTACGCGGCCGTGGCGGTCGCCGTCCTCGCCGTGCTGGGCTCCGGTGGGCTGGGCCGGGCCGCGGCTCCGCTGGCCGACGCGGTGCGGGCGGCCGGGGTGCCGGGGCTGGTGCCCGTGGTGCGGGTGGGGGCCGCCGTGGCCGCGCTCGGCTCGCTGCTGGCGCTCATCCTGGGCGTCTCCCGCACGACCCTCGCCATGGCCCGGGACCGGCATCTGCCGGGCGCCCTCGCCGCCGTGCACCCCCGTTTCCAGGTACCGCACCGGGCGGAGCTGGCCGTCGGCGCCGTGGTCGCCGTCCTGGCCGCCACCGTCGACGTCCGGGGCGCGATCGGGTTCTCCTCCTTCGGAGTCCTCGCGTACTACGCGGTCGCCAACGCGTCCGCCTGGACGCTGAGTTCGGCGCCCGTGTCCCGGGTGGTGCCGGTGGTGGGGCTCGTCGGGTGCGCTGTCCTGGCGTTCGCGCTGCCCGCGTCGTCCGTGGGCGCGGGGGCGGCTGTCCTGGGTGTGGGGGCGGCGGCGTACGGCGTACGGCTGTGGTGGGCGGGGCGGGGCCGCTGA
- a CDS encoding YajQ family cyclic di-GMP-binding protein produces MADSSFDIVSKVERQEVDNALNQAAKEISQRYDFKGVGASISWSGEKILMEANSEDRVKAILDVFQSKLIKRGISLKSLDAGEPQLSGKEYKIFASIEEGISQENAKKVAKIIRDEGPKGIKAQVQGDELRVSSKSRDDLQAVIALLKGKDFDFAVQFVNYR; encoded by the coding sequence ATGGCCGACTCCAGTTTCGACATCGTCTCGAAGGTCGAGCGGCAGGAGGTCGACAACGCCCTCAACCAGGCCGCCAAGGAGATCTCGCAGCGCTACGACTTCAAGGGCGTCGGCGCCTCGATCTCGTGGTCCGGCGAGAAGATCCTCATGGAGGCGAACTCCGAGGACCGTGTGAAGGCCATCCTCGACGTCTTCCAGTCCAAGCTGATCAAGCGCGGGATCTCCCTGAAGTCGCTGGACGCGGGTGAGCCCCAGCTGTCCGGCAAGGAGTACAAGATCTTCGCGTCGATCGAGGAAGGCATCTCCCAGGAGAACGCCAAGAAGGTGGCGAAGATCATTCGTGACGAGGGTCCCAAGGGCATCAAGGCCCAGGTCCAGGGCGACGAGCTCCGCGTGAGCTCCAAGAGCCGCGACGACCTGCAGGCCGTGATCGCCCTCCTCAAGGGCAAGGACTTCGACTTCGCGGTGCAGTTCGTCAACTACCGGTGA
- a CDS encoding RRQRL motif-containing zinc-binding protein, whose translation MAAVPVYVWRLAPEGLATRRQLRAKGLRPGGQDVVAQIERPRRRRPPLVAYLYEIERAKPVRPMTPAKWTALGKANAARRTCPECRTDAGYVIPVSLGMCVPCAYPEDEQRAA comes from the coding sequence ATGGCCGCCGTACCGGTCTACGTCTGGCGCCTGGCGCCGGAGGGGCTGGCCACCCGCCGACAGCTCCGCGCCAAGGGGCTGCGGCCGGGTGGTCAGGACGTGGTGGCGCAGATCGAACGCCCCCGGCGTCGCCGTCCCCCGCTGGTCGCCTACCTCTACGAGATCGAACGGGCCAAGCCCGTGCGTCCCATGACGCCGGCGAAGTGGACGGCGCTCGGCAAGGCCAACGCCGCCCGCCGCACCTGCCCCGAGTGCCGCACCGACGCCGGCTACGTCATCCCCGTCTCGCTCGGGATGTGCGTGCCGTGCGCGTACCCCGAAGACGAACAGCGCGCCGCCTAA
- the traA gene encoding plasmid transfer protein TraA, whose protein sequence is MAQNTNGRRPRGPVNDPKTGKFANAGAAAGGFVGALGGSIVPPINVTVNNNKRAASPNGRRPHAEALLPAPDFGSPALVRHYCNTLRAAAVTLSIEVAMGTEILKGVLAAVPDPEGRAFGSRIRAAKVARKMNRAADDLRSAAKNAAACYATFQQEFEEEINRVRHRARKPQQPVMNWDQQ, encoded by the coding sequence ATGGCGCAGAACACCAACGGCCGGCGTCCGCGCGGGCCTGTGAACGACCCCAAGACCGGCAAGTTCGCCAACGCCGGCGCCGCCGCCGGCGGGTTCGTCGGCGCGCTCGGCGGCTCGATCGTCCCGCCGATCAACGTCACCGTGAACAACAACAAGCGCGCGGCCAGCCCGAACGGCCGCCGGCCGCACGCCGAAGCGCTGCTGCCCGCCCCGGACTTCGGCTCGCCCGCGCTGGTGCGGCACTACTGCAACACCCTGCGGGCAGCGGCCGTGACGCTGTCGATCGAGGTCGCCATGGGCACCGAGATCCTCAAAGGCGTCCTCGCGGCCGTGCCCGACCCCGAGGGCCGGGCGTTCGGCTCCCGCATCCGCGCCGCGAAGGTCGCCCGGAAGATGAACCGGGCCGCCGATGACCTGCGCAGCGCCGCGAAGAACGCCGCCGCCTGCTACGCCACGTTCCAGCAGGAGTTCGAGGAAGAGATCAACCGCGTCCGTCACCGTGCCCGCAAGCCGCAGCAGCCGGTCATGAACTGGGACCAGCAGTAA
- the traB gene encoding plasmid transfer protein TraB produces MVADYTGPGLLLGESHGGGGGVGAYLLHRAMPHLPPWVATAGIGIAGGLGSLQWAESAAAGVGLTLASVALTGATWWMGKSTTQQRRLHSAVTVAAGSAWLTAACLAGPTAGPLDDMYLIGGPVLALSWNIRMILRRNDDPAGQSSDKGLLEKVGLARAQIGNAKVEPNRVTAPLAVEAGEQTNDDVSKALGRLASALDLPTSAVRYQPDPGSSRRGELVIVPEDMLAQAAYWEGPSNLGGSIADPLVIGRYDDGSPMYLWLPGDPKEGRNGTHVLVAGGTGSGKGETALNLQTEILSRRDVLLWLSDPKMFQDFRPLLPGIDWAAEGGTPTEVMVEAIQVVIPARTRWLGQHNYRQWVPAAAEVQNDAAHSCRSDGRACGCAGMPYLVAWMEEAASTLRNLGDDAFTGIAQEARSAGVSLVVSLQRPSYDQMSTSTRASLPSVIALGCDPRDESFSLPDTVLDAGAHPGAWGNRRPGYCYLVTPGIDETRYASPGRTWGFGPDAVSLMEVLADWALRNGAVADPITAGAASSVAGNAYTGRAAGTGPAAIEEDDVDEIGYGPLVDSEDDHIDPEAELPESEEGDDAPIFGQESGRKPTPEEARRLFAQALEEFENEGRMVVGPKDFTDWCDRHSLGRSWVSKRLKAAAQEGRLEATNTTGRWRIVPALTAA; encoded by the coding sequence ATGGTCGCCGACTACACCGGCCCCGGTCTCCTGCTCGGTGAGTCCCACGGCGGCGGGGGTGGTGTGGGGGCGTACCTGCTGCACCGGGCCATGCCGCACCTTCCCCCGTGGGTGGCCACCGCCGGTATCGGCATCGCGGGTGGGCTGGGCAGTCTCCAGTGGGCGGAGAGTGCGGCGGCCGGGGTCGGTCTGACCCTTGCGTCCGTCGCGCTCACCGGGGCGACATGGTGGATGGGCAAGTCCACCACCCAGCAGCGGCGCCTCCACTCCGCCGTCACCGTGGCCGCCGGGTCGGCGTGGCTGACGGCCGCGTGCCTGGCCGGCCCCACCGCCGGCCCGCTGGACGACATGTACCTGATCGGCGGGCCGGTCCTGGCGCTGTCGTGGAACATCCGCATGATCCTGCGCCGCAACGACGACCCGGCCGGCCAGAGTTCGGATAAGGGTCTGCTGGAGAAGGTGGGGCTGGCGCGGGCGCAGATCGGCAACGCGAAGGTGGAGCCGAACCGGGTCACCGCCCCGCTCGCGGTGGAGGCCGGTGAGCAGACCAACGACGACGTGTCCAAGGCGTTGGGACGGCTCGCGTCCGCCCTCGATCTACCCACCTCCGCCGTGCGCTACCAGCCCGACCCCGGCTCCTCCCGGCGCGGCGAACTCGTCATCGTGCCTGAGGACATGCTCGCTCAGGCCGCCTACTGGGAGGGCCCGTCGAACCTGGGCGGCTCGATCGCCGATCCGCTGGTGATCGGCCGCTACGACGACGGCTCCCCGATGTACCTGTGGCTGCCCGGCGACCCGAAGGAGGGCCGCAACGGCACTCACGTCCTGGTCGCGGGCGGCACCGGGTCGGGCAAGGGCGAGACCGCCCTCAACCTCCAGACAGAGATCCTGTCCCGCCGGGATGTGCTGCTGTGGCTGTCGGACCCGAAGATGTTCCAGGACTTCCGCCCGCTGCTGCCCGGTATCGACTGGGCGGCGGAGGGCGGCACGCCGACTGAGGTCATGGTGGAGGCGATCCAGGTCGTCATCCCCGCCCGGACGCGGTGGCTGGGCCAGCACAACTACCGCCAGTGGGTCCCCGCGGCTGCCGAAGTCCAGAACGACGCCGCGCACTCGTGCCGGTCGGACGGCCGCGCGTGCGGATGCGCGGGCATGCCGTACCTGGTGGCGTGGATGGAAGAGGCCGCCAGCACCCTGCGGAACCTCGGGGACGACGCGTTCACCGGCATCGCGCAGGAAGCCCGCTCCGCCGGCGTCTCGCTGGTCGTGTCGCTTCAGCGGCCGTCGTACGACCAGATGTCCACCTCCACCCGCGCGTCCCTGCCGTCCGTAATCGCGCTCGGCTGCGACCCGCGTGACGAGTCGTTCTCCCTGCCCGACACCGTGCTCGACGCGGGCGCCCACCCCGGCGCGTGGGGTAACCGCCGCCCCGGCTACTGCTACCTGGTCACCCCCGGCATCGACGAGACCCGCTACGCGTCCCCGGGCCGTACCTGGGGGTTCGGCCCCGACGCGGTCTCGCTCATGGAGGTCCTCGCCGACTGGGCCCTGCGCAACGGCGCGGTCGCCGACCCCATCACCGCCGGCGCCGCCTCCAGCGTCGCCGGCAACGCCTACACCGGCCGCGCCGCCGGCACCGGCCCCGCCGCCATCGAGGAGGACGACGTGGACGAGATCGGGTACGGGCCGCTGGTCGACTCCGAGGACGACCACATCGACCCCGAGGCCGAACTCCCCGAGTCGGAGGAGGGCGACGACGCCCCGATCTTCGGCCAGGAGAGCGGCCGCAAGCCGACCCCGGAGGAAGCCCGCCGTCTGTTCGCTCAGGCGCTGGAGGAGTTCGAGAACGAGGGCCGCATGGTCGTCGGTCCGAAGGACTTCACCGACTGGTGCGACCGGCACAGCCTGGGACGCTCCTGGGTGTCCAAGCGCCTGAAGGCAGCCGCGCAGGAGGGCCGGTTGGAGGCGACGAACACCACCGGCCGGTGGCGCATCGTCCCCGCCCTCACGGCCGCCTGA
- a CDS encoding YccF domain-containing protein, which yields MKTILNIIWLILSGFWLFLGYLFAGLLLCITIIGIPFGIASFRIGIYALWPFGYSAVERRDAGAPSCLGNILWLVLAGWWLALTHIFTGLVLCVTIIGIPFGIANFKLVPVSLMPLGREIVRSDQPFAQQRW from the coding sequence GTGAAGACCATTCTGAACATCATCTGGCTGATCCTCAGCGGCTTCTGGCTCTTCCTCGGCTACCTGTTCGCAGGCTTGCTTCTGTGCATCACGATCATCGGCATCCCCTTCGGCATCGCGTCGTTCCGCATCGGCATCTACGCCCTGTGGCCCTTCGGGTACAGCGCGGTCGAGCGCCGGGACGCGGGCGCGCCCTCCTGCCTCGGCAACATCCTGTGGCTGGTCCTGGCGGGCTGGTGGCTGGCGCTGACCCACATCTTCACGGGCCTCGTGCTCTGCGTCACGATCATCGGCATCCCCTTCGGCATCGCCAACTTCAAGCTCGTCCCCGTCTCGCTGATGCCCCTGGGCCGCGAGATCGTCCGCTCCGACCAGCCATTCGCCCAGCAGCGCTGGTAG
- a CDS encoding DUF3631 domain-containing protein, with protein sequence MSEATPTTPAIDGAALLSDVEAFHRRFNVFPTEAAYVAVTLWDAHAHLLDAFDSTPRLAFLSPEPGSGKSRALEVVETLVPRSMAAVDASASALFRSVSGVDGGRPTILFDEIDTVFGPKAGENEQLRGFINAGHTRGRVMYRCVGDGANQQVQGFPSYCAVAVAGLGNLPDTIMTRSVIIRMRRRAPNENVEQFRTRIHVREGNHLRDRLAKWTETVQEQVTDSFPEMPDGVADRPADVWEPLIAVADAAGGDWPKRAREACLTLVKASRINDKGSIGIRLLTDLRDHVMSGIDRLPTVAILDRLNAMDDAPWADFNGKPLDSRRLSRMLSEYVTADGDPIAPRNIKTGGSVLKGYYATDLHDAWQRYCPPSPENPLPPLPGTENTI encoded by the coding sequence ATGAGTGAGGCGACCCCCACCACACCCGCCATCGACGGGGCCGCGCTGCTCAGTGATGTGGAGGCGTTCCACCGGCGGTTCAACGTCTTTCCCACCGAGGCCGCGTACGTCGCGGTCACGCTGTGGGACGCCCACGCTCACCTGCTGGACGCGTTCGACTCCACCCCCCGGCTCGCCTTCCTGTCCCCCGAACCGGGGTCGGGGAAGTCGCGGGCACTGGAAGTCGTCGAAACCCTCGTACCGCGCTCCATGGCAGCCGTGGACGCGTCCGCTTCCGCGCTGTTCCGCTCAGTCTCGGGCGTCGACGGCGGACGGCCCACGATCCTCTTCGACGAGATCGACACCGTGTTCGGTCCGAAGGCCGGGGAGAACGAACAGCTCCGGGGGTTCATCAACGCCGGTCACACCCGTGGCCGGGTGATGTACCGGTGCGTGGGGGACGGCGCGAACCAGCAGGTACAGGGCTTCCCCTCGTACTGCGCCGTCGCCGTCGCCGGACTCGGCAACCTCCCCGACACAATCATGACCCGCTCCGTCATCATCCGCATGCGCCGCCGGGCCCCCAACGAGAACGTGGAACAGTTCCGCACCCGCATCCACGTCCGCGAGGGCAACCACCTCCGAGACCGGCTCGCCAAGTGGACCGAGACCGTACAGGAGCAGGTCACCGACTCCTTCCCCGAGATGCCCGACGGGGTCGCCGACCGGCCGGCGGACGTGTGGGAGCCCCTGATCGCCGTCGCGGACGCGGCCGGCGGAGACTGGCCCAAGCGTGCGCGGGAAGCGTGCCTGACGCTGGTCAAGGCATCACGGATCAACGACAAGGGCAGCATCGGTATCCGCCTGCTCACCGATCTGCGTGACCACGTGATGAGCGGCATCGACCGCCTTCCCACCGTCGCGATCCTCGACCGGCTCAACGCCATGGACGACGCCCCGTGGGCCGACTTCAACGGCAAGCCGCTCGACTCCCGCCGGCTCTCGCGCATGCTCTCCGAGTACGTCACCGCCGACGGCGACCCCATCGCGCCCCGCAACATCAAGACCGGCGGAAGCGTCCTCAAGGGCTACTACGCCACCGATCTCCACGACGCCTGGCAGCGCTACTGCCCCCCGTCCCCGGAGAATCCGCTACCTCCGCTACCCGGCACCGAAAACACCATCTGA
- a CDS encoding GlsB/YeaQ/YmgE family stress response membrane protein, whose protein sequence is MSIIGWIVLGLLAGAIAKFLLPGRDPGGFIGTTLIGVAGAFIGGWISSRWLDHPISESFYDGATWAAAIGGSLVLLIAYRLLFGHSRR, encoded by the coding sequence ATGAGCATCATCGGCTGGATCGTTCTGGGGCTGTTGGCCGGCGCCATCGCCAAGTTCCTGCTGCCGGGCCGGGACCCGGGCGGCTTCATCGGCACGACCCTCATCGGCGTCGCGGGCGCCTTCATCGGCGGCTGGATCTCCTCCCGCTGGCTGGACCACCCGATCTCCGAGAGCTTCTACGACGGCGCCACCTGGGCGGCGGCGATCGGCGGCTCGCTGGTCCTGCTGATCGCCTACCGCCTCCTGTTCGGCCACTCCCGCCGCTGA
- a CDS encoding barstar family protein translates to MGDTERPKYVLLPYGAAAEFDGADGYEATWASCTDTENLFGDPPPPPRGTYELLGCAPEGDLETALTRARADGSAPLGRLVLEIPGERGEPVHEWCLDDVRVLGDRPSPSDPSLRDITIEGAPHPADPSGLPRRRPLSRGFRLLGPESEPHGSCEDLAHLGDDDPSESADPPVRLLGCVPRGALRAALDAGEEDLGHAELLRLDTHGRPVQAAVEGELTAWIPSARGPGLVDLTLEPWSDRPPTAAEQVWSLWDRGRPTEPNLWAHCGTAGRGFWLDTALANRDTSGADAPAGTTYHLDGRHITDDAAFFCALGEAVNGPGGYFGHCLDGVRDALRGHFGATSPFTLVWHDAPTARACLGLAPRTDIRQATFEQLLEFFAAHGIDVRPD, encoded by the coding sequence GTGGGCGACACGGAGCGACCGAAGTACGTCCTGCTGCCGTACGGCGCCGCAGCCGAGTTCGACGGCGCGGACGGCTACGAGGCGACCTGGGCCTCCTGCACGGACACCGAGAACCTCTTCGGCGACCCGCCCCCGCCCCCGCGCGGCACGTACGAACTCCTCGGCTGCGCCCCCGAGGGCGACCTGGAAACAGCCCTCACGCGCGCGCGTGCCGACGGCTCCGCACCCCTCGGCCGCCTCGTCCTGGAGATCCCGGGCGAGCGGGGTGAACCGGTCCATGAGTGGTGTCTGGACGACGTACGCGTCCTCGGCGACCGCCCGAGCCCGAGCGACCCGTCGCTGCGGGACATCACGATCGAGGGCGCGCCGCACCCCGCCGACCCGTCCGGCCTCCCGCGGCGCCGCCCGCTGTCCCGGGGCTTCCGGCTCCTCGGCCCGGAGTCCGAACCGCACGGCTCGTGCGAGGACTTGGCCCATCTCGGCGACGACGACCCGTCCGAGTCGGCCGATCCTCCGGTACGACTCCTCGGCTGCGTGCCACGCGGCGCCCTGCGGGCCGCGCTGGACGCGGGGGAGGAGGACCTGGGCCACGCCGAGCTGCTGCGCCTCGACACGCACGGCCGCCCGGTGCAGGCCGCCGTGGAGGGCGAACTCACCGCGTGGATCCCGTCGGCACGCGGCCCCGGCCTCGTCGACCTCACCCTCGAACCCTGGTCGGACCGGCCGCCGACCGCCGCCGAACAGGTCTGGTCCCTGTGGGACCGAGGCCGTCCCACCGAACCCAACCTCTGGGCCCACTGCGGTACCGCCGGCCGCGGGTTCTGGCTCGACACGGCCCTGGCGAACCGTGACACGAGCGGAGCCGACGCTCCCGCCGGCACCACGTACCACCTCGACGGCCGTCACATCACCGACGACGCGGCCTTCTTCTGCGCCCTCGGCGAGGCCGTCAACGGCCCCGGCGGCTACTTCGGCCACTGCCTCGACGGCGTCCGGGACGCCCTGCGCGGCCACTTCGGCGCCACCTCGCCCTTCACCCTGGTCTGGCACGACGCCCCCACAGCCCGCGCGTGCCTCGGCCTCGCGCCCCGCACCGACATCCGCCAGGCGACCTTCGAGCAACTCCTCGAGTTCTTCGCAGCGCACGGCATCGATGTACGCCCCGACTGA